In Prunus dulcis chromosome 2, ALMONDv2, whole genome shotgun sequence, a single genomic region encodes these proteins:
- the LOC117618286 gene encoding receptor-like protein EIX2: protein MRMMQHSYGKEECQITPEIGNLQSLDALDLSRNQIEGRIPTSLSRIDRLSVLDLSFNNLSGKIPIGTQLQGFDPSVYAGNPQLCGPPLKKTCADQIVQIDLSNQKDDKDELITLGFYISMGLGFAAGFWGVCCTLIFKRSWRYAYFKFLNGLNDWLYVQVALIKRQLKDMLNS from the exons ATGAGGATGATGCAACATTCATATGGAAAGGAAGAGT GTCAAATCACTCCAGAGATTGGAAACTTGCAGTCACTGGATGCCCTTGATTTGTCAAGAAACCAGATAGAAGGAAGAATTCCAACAAGCCTTTCGCGGATCGATCGTCTCAGTGTCTTGGACTTGTCATTTAACAATTTGTCTGGCAAAATTCCCATCGGAACTCAACTCCAAGGCTTTGATCCCTCTGTTTATGCTGGAAATCCTCAACTTTGTGGACCTCCACTTAAAAAGACATGTGCTGATCAAATTGTGCAAATTGACTTGAGCAATCAAAAGGACGATAAGGATGAGCTTATAACACTGGGATTTTACATCAGTATGGGGCTTGGGTTTGCAGCTGGATTTTGGGGAGTTTGCTGCACTTTGATATTCAAGAGGTCATGGAGATATGCATACTTCAAGTTCTTGAATGGTTTAAATGATTGGCTTTATGTGCAAGTAGCTTTGATCAAGCGGCAACTAAAGGATATGCTTAATAGCTAA
- the LOC117618287 gene encoding ABC transporter B family member 4-like, which produces MTYHDVIKLDKDGTKTVSYYKLFSFADSSDYLLMSVGTISAIGNGASVALMTIIFGDLINSFGQTGNNKEVVDAVSKVALKLVYLAVGAAAASFLQMSCWMVTGERQADRIRSLCLKTILRQDVGYFDKEINTGEIVGRMSGDTVLIQEAMGEKVGTFIQLIATFVGGFVVAFVKGWLLTLVMLSSIPLVVLSGAVMRILISKMASSGQTAYSVAATVVEQTIGSIRTVASFTGEKQAIANYNNSLIKAYNSGVQEGLASGFGIGSAMLIMMCSYALAIWFGGKMILEKGYTGGEVINVVSAVLTGSMSLGQASPCLSVFAAGQAAAYKMFETIDRKPEIDASDTNGQQLHDIRGDIELRDVYFSYPARPDEQIFDGFSLSIPSGATAALVGESGSGKSTVVSLIERFYDPLAGEVLIDGINLKEFQLKWIRQKIGLVSQEPVLFTCSIKDNIAYGKDGATTEEIRAAAELANAAKFIDKLPQGLDTMVGEHGTQLSGGQKQRVAIARAILKDPRILLLDEATSALDAESESIVQEALDRIMINRTTVVVAHGLNTVRNADTIAVIHRGTIVEKGNAFVYVVLFCHLKAKSYCL; this is translated from the exons ATGACTT ACCACGATGTAATTAAGTTAGACAAGGATGGCACCAAAACAGTATCATATTACAAGCTTTTCTCCTTTGCCGATTCCTCAGATTACCTGCTAATGTCTGTTGGTACAATCAGTGCTATTGGAAATGGGGCCTCTGTCGCTCTAATGACCATAATCTTTGGAGATTTGATTAATTCCTTTGGACAAACTGGGAATAATAAAGAAGTGGTTGATGCAGTTTCCAAG GTGGCTCTAAAGTTAGTCTACTTGGCGGTGGGAGCTGCTGCAGCTTCCTTTCTAC AGATGTCTTGCTGGATGGTCACTGGAGAGAGACAGGCTGATCGAATAAGAAGTTTATGCTTGAAAACAATATTGAGGCAAGATGTTGGCTATtttgataaagaaattaaCACTGGTGAAATTGTTGGGAGGATGTCAGGTGATACTGTGCTCATTCAAGAGGCCATGGGCGAGAAG GTAGGAACTTTTATCCAGTTAATTGCAACATTCGTAGGAGGCTTTGTTGTAGCATTTGTTAAGGGATGGCTTCTCACCCTTGTCATGCTATCTTCTATCCCCCTTGTTGTCCTCTCTGGTGCCGTCATGCGCATCCTTATATCAAAGATGGCATCCAGTGGACAAACTGCTTATTCAGTGGCAGCAACTGTGGTAGAGCAGACAATTGGTTCAATCAGAACA GTTGCATCGTTTACAGGAGAAAAGCAAGCTATAGCTAATTACAACAACTCCTTAATTAAAGCTTACAACTCCGGTGTGCAAGAGGGTTTGGCATCTGGGTTCGGAATTGGTTCGGCTATGCTGATTATGATGTGTAGTTATGCTCTGGCTATATGGTTTGGAGGAAAGATGATACTTGAAAAAGGATATACAGGAGGGGAAGTCATTAATGTAGTTTCCGCTGTGTTGACTGGCTCCAT GTCTCTTGGGCAGGCATCTCCATGCTTGAGTGTATTTGCTGCTGGACAAGCTGCAGCTTATAAGATGTTTGAGACAATTGACAGAAAGCCAGAGATTGATGCTTCTGACACTAATGGGCAACAATTACATGATATCCGTGGAGACATAGAACTGAGGGATGTTTATTTTAGTTATCCTGCAAGACCGGATGAACAAATATTCGATggattttctctttcaataCCTAGTGGTGCAACTGCTGCTTTGGTTGGAGAGAGTGGAAGTGGTAAATCAACTGTAGTCAGTTTGATTGAGAGATTTTATGACCCCCTAGCTGGCGAAGTTCTTATTGATGGGATTAATCTCAAAGAGTTCCAGTTGAAATGGATCAGACAGAAAATAGGCCTTGTCAGCCAGGAACCCGTTTTATTTACTTGTAGCATTAAAGATAATATTGCCTATGGAAAGGATGGTGCAACCACTGAAGAAATAAGGGCTGCTGCTGAACTTGCCAATGCTGCTAAATTCATAGACAAACTGCCTCAG GGACTAGACACAATGGTTGGTGAGCATGGAACTCAGCTATCTGGGGGCCAAAAGCAGAGAGTTGCAATAGCTAGAGCAATTCTCAAAGACCCAAGAATTCTACTTTTAGATGAAGCCACGAGTGCTCTTGATGCAGAATCTGAGAGCATTGTGCAGGAGGCACTGGACAGAATTATGATCAACCGGACTACTGTCGTCGTAGCCCACGGCTTGAACACAGTAAGGAATGCTGACACCATTGCTGTTATACATCGAGGAACAATTGTTGAAAAAGGTAATGCATTTGTTTATGTTGTCCTGTTCTGCCATTTGAAGGCCAAATCGTATTGTCTATAG
- the LOC117620281 gene encoding receptor-like protein EIX1 isoform X1 translates to MQGHGRCLKLFLAFALLLVQYAKGGEVDHSHRDTNVTGRCIERERKALLAFKRGLVDKADLLSSWGSEAQKQDCCRWVGVSCSNQTGHVIQVDLHGLYSLQGKMISPKLIELHYLEHLDLGGINFIGIPVPDFIGSLSNLRYLDLSWTYFGGKFPSEVGNLTNLQYLALEGNNFTNAENLDWLPLLSSLRYLDLNFVNLSNVYDWSEAINKLPELTNLTLEGCDLPSPILSTLSYINSSKSLASVDLSSNNLSTSSIFVWLSNYSTSLVHIDLSLNLLAGSIPDVFGNMRSLAHLDLSSNKLEGVPHSFAKLCSLQSLDLSSNILSGQLSKFVEILLSTCAQNSLEILDLSWNHLEGSLPDLTKLSSLELLYLNNNQLSGVISGIHFSKLSKLQSLDLSSNSLVLDIHADWIPPFQLDYINLGSCKMGPDFPKWLQTQKKFSFLDISDAKISDIIPSWFWSLCRNVTFMNLARNQIGGTLVNLNFEFSYFPDLRLSSNQLEGPIPSFLSKTIHLDLSYNNLSGSLSFLCSSAAIGLGFLDLSNNNVSGQVPDCLTYLTNLVMLDLSYNALSGKIPTTIGSVFWIETLKLRSNGFVGQLPSSLKNCTSLKVIDVGDNKLSGPIPKWLGVGLKDLVILMLSSNHFNGSLPLTIMSSNTHSNFGFLYEQYLWKHTQMPQQSDYSSSERKSKSEHLTFCLHDE, encoded by the coding sequence ATGCAGGGCCATGGAAGGTGCTTGAaactttttcttgcatttgcTCTGCTTTTGGTACAGTACGCCAAAGGAGGAGAGGTGGACCACAGTCACAGGGATACCAATGTGACTGGGAGGTGCATAGAGAGGGAAAGGAAAGCACTCCTTGCATTCAAACGTGGTCTGGTGGATAAGGCCGATCTCCTCTCTTCATGGGGTTCAGAAGCCCAAAAACAGGATTGTTGCAGATGGGTGGGAGTTTCTTGTAGCAACCAGACGGGCCATGTTATTCAAGTTGATCTTCATGGACTGTATTCTTTGCAAGGTAAGATGATTAGTCCTAAACTGATTGAGTTGCACTATTTAGAACATTTGGACCTTGGTGGGATTAATTTCATCGGGATCCCAGTTCCAGATTTCATTGGTTCTCTATCCAATTTAAGATACCTAGATCTGTCTTGGACTTATTTTGGAGGCAAGTTTCCAAGTGAGGTTGGAAATCTTACGAACTTGCAGTATCTTGCCTTAGAAGGTAATAACTTTACAAATGCAGAAAATCTTGactggcttcctcttctttcatCATTAAGATATTTGGACTTGAATTTCGTGAATCTCAGCAATGTTTATGATTGGTCGGAAGCCATCAATAAGCTTCCTGAACTAACAAACTTAACACTAGAGGGCTGTGATCTTCCTTCTCCAATTCTTTCCACTCTTTCTTACATAAACTCTTCTAAATCTCTTGCTAGCGTTGACCTTTCTTCGAACAATTTGAGTACTTCTTCAATATTCGTATGGTTGTCCAACTATAGTACCAGCCTTGTTCATATTGACCTCTCTTTGAACCTTCTAGCCGGTTCAATTCCTGATGTTTTTGGAAACATGAGGTCTCTGGCACATCTTGATCTCTCTAGTAACAAACTTGAAGGAGTCCCGCATTCTTTTGCCAAGTTATGTAGTTTGCAATCATTGGATCTCTCAAGCAATATTCTGAGTGGACAACTTTCTAAGTTTGTTGAAATATTATTATCTACATGTGCTCAAAACTCATTGGAGATTTTGGATCTCTCTTGGAATCATCTTGAAGGGTCATTACCTGATCTTACAAAGCTTTCATCTTTGGAACTCTTGTATCTCAATAACAATCAATTAAGTGGAGTAATTTCAGGAATTCATTTCTCAAAACTATCGAAATTACAGAGTTTGGATCTATCTTCTAACTCGCTAGTTTTAGACATCCATGCTGATTGGATTCCTCCTTTCCAACTGGACTACATAAATTTGGGGTCTTGCAAGATGGGTCCAGATTTCCCAAAATGGCTTCAAACTCAGAAAAAATTCTCATTCCTTGATATTTCTGATGCTAAAATTTCCGACATCATTCCAAGTTGGTTTTGGAGTTTATGTCGTAATGTGACATTTATGAATCTCGCAAGAAACCAAATTGGAGGTACATTggtaaatttgaattttgaattttcatatttccCTGACTTGCGTCTGAGTTCGAACCAATTGGAAGGTCCAATCCCCTCATTTCTATCAAAAACCATACATCTGGATCTCTCTTATAATAACCTTTCAGGGTCACTTTCGTTCTTGTGTTCAAGTGCAGCTATTGGTTTAGGCTTTCTTGACCTCTCAAACAACAATGTTTCTGGACAAGTTCCAGATTGCTTGACATATTTGACAAATCTAGTCATGCTTGATTTGAGTTACAATGCTTTGTCCGGGAAAATTCCTACAACAATAGGCTCTGTATTTTGGATTGAAACACTCAAATTAAGAAGCAATGGATTTGTGGGACAATTGCCTTCGTCGTTGAAGAATTGCACAAGTTTAAAAGTCATTGATGTTGGGGATAATAAATTATCCGGACCAATACCTAAATGGTTAGGGGTTGGCTTAAAGGATTTGGTTATCCTGATGCTTTCGTCTAATCACTTCAATGGAAGCCTGCCCCTCACAATTATGTCATCTAACACAcattcaaattttggatttctCTATGAACAATATCTCTGGAAGCATACCCAAATGCCTCAACAATCTGACTACTCTAGCTCAGAAAGGAAATCCAAGTCTGAACATCTCACATTTTGTTTACACGATGAGTAA
- the LOC117620281 gene encoding receptor-like protein EIX2 isoform X2 has product MQGHGRCLKLFLAFALLLVQYAKGGEVDHSHRDTNVTGRCIERERKALLAFKRGLVDKADLLSSWGSEAQKQDCCRWVGVSCSNQTGHVIQVDLHGLYSLQGSLSFLCSSAAIGLGFLDLSNNNVSGQVPDCLTYLTNLVMLDLSYNALSGKIPTTIGSVFWIETLKLRSNGFVGQLPSSLKNCTSLKVIDVGDNKLSGPIPKWLGVGLKDLVILMLSSNHFNGSLPLTIMSSNTHSNFGFLYEQYLWKHTQMPQQSDYSSSERKSKSEHLTFCLHDE; this is encoded by the exons ATGCAGGGCCATGGAAGGTGCTTGAaactttttcttgcatttgcTCTGCTTTTGGTACAGTACGCCAAAGGAGGAGAGGTGGACCACAGTCACAGGGATACCAATGTGACTGGGAGGTGCATAGAGAGGGAAAGGAAAGCACTCCTTGCATTCAAACGTGGTCTGGTGGATAAGGCCGATCTCCTCTCTTCATGGGGTTCAGAAGCCCAAAAACAGGATTGTTGCAGATGGGTGGGAGTTTCTTGTAGCAACCAGACGGGCCATGTTATTCAAGTTGATCTTCATGGACTGTATTCTTTGCAAG GGTCACTTTCGTTCTTGTGTTCAAGTGCAGCTATTGGTTTAGGCTTTCTTGACCTCTCAAACAACAATGTTTCTGGACAAGTTCCAGATTGCTTGACATATTTGACAAATCTAGTCATGCTTGATTTGAGTTACAATGCTTTGTCCGGGAAAATTCCTACAACAATAGGCTCTGTATTTTGGATTGAAACACTCAAATTAAGAAGCAATGGATTTGTGGGACAATTGCCTTCGTCGTTGAAGAATTGCACAAGTTTAAAAGTCATTGATGTTGGGGATAATAAATTATCCGGACCAATACCTAAATGGTTAGGGGTTGGCTTAAAGGATTTGGTTATCCTGATGCTTTCGTCTAATCACTTCAATGGAAGCCTGCCCCTCACAATTATGTCATCTAACACAcattcaaattttggatttctCTATGAACAATATCTCTGGAAGCATACCCAAATGCCTCAACAATCTGACTACTCTAGCTCAGAAAGGAAATCCAAGTCTGAACATCTCACATTTTGTTTACACGATGAGTAA
- the LOC117618288 gene encoding receptor-like protein EIX1 codes for MQGHGRCLKLFLAFALLLVQYAKGGEVDHSHRDTNVTGRCIERERKALLAFKRGLVDKADLLSSWGSEAQKQDCCRWVGVSCSNQTGHVIQVDLHGLYSLQGKMISPKLIELHYLEHLDLGGINFIGIPVPDFIGSLSNLRYLDLSWTYFGGKFPSEVGNLTNLQYLALEAMFMIGRKPSISFLN; via the exons ATGCAGGGCCATGGAAGGTGCTTGAaactttttcttgcatttgcTCTGCTTTTGGTACAGTACGCCAAAGGAGGAGAGGTGGACCACAGTCACAGGGATACCAATGTGACTGGGAGGTGCATAGAGAGGGAAAGGAAAGCACTCCTTGCATTCAAACGTGGTCTGGTGGATAAGGCCGATCTCCTCTCTTCATGGGGTTCAGAAGCCCAAAAACAGGATTGTTGCAGATGGGTGGGAGTTTCTTGTAGCAACCAGACGGGCCATGTTATTCAAGTTGATCTTCATGGACTGTATTCTTTGCAAGGTAAGATGATTAGTCCTAAACTGATTGAGTTGCACTATTTAGAACATTTGGACCTTGGTGGGATTAATTTCATCGGGATCCCAGTTCCAGATTTCATTGGTTCTCTATCCAATTTAAGATACCTAGATCTGTCTTGGACTTATTTTGGAGGCAAGTTTCCAAGTGAGGTTGGAAATCTTACGAACTTGCAGTATCTTGCCTTAGAAG CAATGTTTATGATTGGTCGGAAGCCATCAATAAGCTTCCTGAACTAA